In Alistipes ihumii AP11, a genomic segment contains:
- a CDS encoding DUF6132 family protein, which yields MRKRMEKYGLTLIGVVLGALAGYFYYRQVGCVDGSCPITSSPWLSSVWGAAFGGLLASMFKRKPKEDENGR from the coding sequence ATGAGAAAGAGAATGGAGAAATACGGCTTGACGCTGATCGGCGTAGTCCTTGGGGCTCTCGCCGGATATTTTTATTACCGGCAGGTCGGATGTGTGGACGGGAGTTGCCCGATTACTTCGTCGCCTTGGCTGAGTTCGGTATGGGGTGCGGCGTTCGGCGGCTTGCTGGCGAGTATGTTCAAAAGAAAGCCGAAAGAGGATGAGAACGGCCGTTGA
- the trxA gene encoding thioredoxin, translated as MKNLWIAALAAVLLVSCGGRESQNRNKQTTKTEKKMGVQHLTKAEFLTKVANYEASPKEWKFLGDKPCIVDFYASWCGPCKMIAPILEELAKEYDGKIDIYKVDTEKEQELAAVFGIRSIPTLLFCPTDGRPQVAQGAMSKADFEKAIDELLLKKQ; from the coding sequence ATGAAAAATCTTTGGATCGCCGCTTTGGCCGCCGTACTGCTTGTCTCGTGCGGGGGCCGCGAATCGCAAAACCGAAACAAGCAAACAACTAAAACAGAGAAGAAAATGGGAGTACAGCATTTGACCAAAGCCGAGTTTTTGACCAAAGTGGCTAATTACGAGGCGTCCCCGAAAGAGTGGAAGTTCTTGGGCGACAAGCCCTGTATCGTCGATTTCTATGCGAGCTGGTGCGGCCCGTGCAAGATGATCGCGCCGATTCTGGAAGAACTGGCGAAAGAGTATGACGGGAAGATCGACATTTACAAGGTCGATACCGAGAAAGAGCAGGAATTGGCGGCCGTTTTCGGCATCCGTTCGATTCCCACGCTGCTGTTCTGTCCGACGGACGGACGGCCTCAGGTCGCTCAGGGAGCGATGAGCAAGGCCGATTTTGAAAAGGCGATCGACGAGTTGCTGCTCAAAAAGCAGTAA
- a CDS encoding DUF4396 domain-containing protein codes for MILLQIISVLIVVSALIAALIIGLDLTRRRQPMRIMNPVWILTGLWAGAAALWAYFSFGRSGPATSDGRSGPRPAPYPIRPQTDCGPKLRETEPSAGPTAASAERERTTYPDDASRTEHLGGLCETASGNAPAGQRPQTAMPAIPVEHARSIRNGQQKSDNSLSHAPMPKTVGPEGASPMEDAIMPGMAGMKGMKMTVEGKRSSWQRTVLSTLHCGAGCTLADLIGECFAWLVPVSLGGSLLAGSWVLDYALALVIGIGFQYAAIREMEPVGVREALGRAAKADALSLTAWQIGMYGWMALVHFAFFADHPLPRTSWTFWFMMQIAMGWGFAFSYPVNAWLIRHGIKKGM; via the coding sequence ATGATCCTACTGCAAATCATCTCGGTTCTGATCGTCGTCTCGGCTCTGATCGCCGCGCTGATCATCGGTCTCGACCTGACTCGCCGCCGCCAGCCGATGCGAATCATGAATCCGGTCTGGATTCTGACGGGCCTATGGGCCGGAGCGGCCGCCCTATGGGCCTACTTTTCGTTCGGCCGCTCCGGTCCGGCAACCTCCGACGGCCGGTCCGGACCGAGGCCGGCTCCCTACCCCATCCGGCCGCAGACCGACTGCGGCCCGAAGCTCAGAGAGACCGAACCGAGTGCTGGGCCGACCGCCGCGTCAGCCGAAAGGGAACGCACGACATACCCGGACGACGCAAGCCGAACGGAACATCTCGGCGGCCTCTGCGAAACGGCCTCCGGCAACGCACCGGCCGGACAACGGCCCCAAACGGCCATGCCAGCCATACCGGTCGAGCACGCACGCTCCATACGGAACGGCCAACAAAAGAGCGATAATTCCCTCAGCCATGCCCCGATGCCGAAAACGGTCGGGCCCGAGGGCGCGAGTCCGATGGAGGACGCGATCATGCCAGGCATGGCCGGCATGAAGGGCATGAAAATGACTGTCGAAGGAAAGCGCTCTTCATGGCAACGGACGGTGCTCTCGACCCTCCACTGCGGAGCCGGCTGCACGTTGGCCGACCTGATCGGCGAATGCTTCGCATGGCTCGTGCCCGTCTCGCTCGGAGGTAGCCTGCTGGCCGGAAGCTGGGTGCTGGACTATGCGCTGGCCCTGGTTATCGGCATCGGATTCCAATATGCCGCCATACGAGAGATGGAGCCCGTCGGCGTCAGGGAAGCTCTCGGCCGGGCAGCTAAAGCCGATGCGCTGTCGCTTACGGCATGGCAAATAGGCATGTACGGCTGGATGGCTCTGGTGCATTTCGCGTTTTTTGCCGATCACCCGTTGCCAAGGACCTCATGGACCTTCTGGTTCATGATGCAGATCGCCATGGGCTGGGGATTCGCATTTTCCTACCCGGTCAACGCATGGCTGATCCGGCACGGAATCAAGAAAGGCATGTAG
- a CDS encoding helix-turn-helix transcriptional regulator, translated as MYLAINDRNERNSIIEIRQKYDSERLNSQRQQLIIRNRTLLIGFLVMLLIAVASVSTYKVVVAKKNKRISDDMVKLREAEIANQQKTIDNQQLEMKIDKLNLLKSSAKTLIESKLRIIQKMNDILKLWSDDRRDNRRFALAAKEFFDDYKFTQDSWKDIYEISNHIVSEDFLHRLRATELKLSEDDLKLCCMVLVEIKTNQIADILGIQPASVSKKRNRLKKKIDGNSDKTLKKLLSAWI; from the coding sequence ATGTATCTGGCAATAAACGACAGAAACGAGCGGAACTCCATTATTGAGATTCGGCAGAAATATGACAGCGAGAGATTGAACTCGCAAAGGCAGCAGCTGATTATCCGTAACAGAACCTTGTTGATCGGTTTTCTGGTCATGCTTCTGATCGCGGTGGCTTCGGTCAGCACTTACAAGGTCGTTGTCGCGAAAAAGAACAAGCGGATCAGCGACGATATGGTCAAGCTGCGGGAGGCGGAAATCGCGAATCAGCAAAAGACGATCGACAATCAGCAACTGGAAATGAAAATCGACAAGCTGAATCTGCTGAAGTCGAGCGCGAAGACGCTGATCGAGTCCAAGCTGAGAATCATTCAGAAAATGAACGATATCCTGAAGCTGTGGAGCGACGACCGACGCGACAATCGGCGCTTTGCGCTGGCGGCCAAGGAGTTTTTCGACGACTATAAATTCACGCAGGACAGTTGGAAGGATATATACGAAATATCGAATCATATCGTCAGCGAAGATTTTCTGCACCGTCTGCGCGCGACGGAGTTGAAGCTGTCCGAGGACGATCTGAAGCTCTGTTGCATGGTCCTCGTCGAGATCAAGACGAACCAGATCGCCGATATTTTAGGCATTCAGCCGGCTTCCGTATCGAAAAAACGGAACCGTTTGAAAAAGAAAATCGACGGAAACTCCGACAAGACGCTCAAAAAGCTACTGTCCGCTTGGATTTGA
- the aspT gene encoding aspartate-alanine antiporter, with protein MFTGTDIVKFFQENSALAVFLTVAIGFWIGKFRFGNFSLGIVTSVLLVGVVVGQMNIRIPEPAKTLFFLMFLFSIGYSVGPQFFRGLRKDGLPQVGFAVVVCVMCLLSVWGCAIVMGYDAAQAAGLLAGSQTMSAVIGAATDTIHELPGGRDTDLSVMPVCYAVTYIYGTAGSAWVLGTLGPRLLGGVAKVKQAAKQMESQMGDDMSLSPGFDPAARTIVFRAFSADNEWFEPGRTVREFEQYMAGQQKRIFVERLRQQGSVKDPSPKTVIRRGDEIVVSGRRRFVIEEETWIGREVEDKELVNFSVETLPVVVNKKGVAGKTVRALLKEKYMHGVSIRSIRRANVQIPVLGGGKLDAGDRIELVGLRQDVERAAEEIGFSDAPTEKSSMTLVGMGIFLGGLIFGWAFVTRIGNVPLSLTVSGGVLIAGLICGWLRAKRPTLGGVPEPAVWFMNNVGLNVFIAIVGITTGPSFVRGFQEVGWSLFLVGAVATTIPLVAGIFIGKYLFRFNEAIVLGCVSGSRTTTAALGAVEETLESNVPAMGYTITYAIGNTLLIIWGVVIVLLVA; from the coding sequence ATGTTTACGGGAACCGATATCGTCAAATTCTTTCAAGAGAATTCCGCGCTGGCCGTCTTTCTGACCGTAGCGATCGGCTTCTGGATCGGCAAGTTCCGCTTCGGAAACTTCTCGCTCGGCATCGTAACCAGCGTACTGCTCGTAGGCGTCGTCGTCGGACAAATGAACATCCGGATACCGGAGCCGGCCAAGACGCTTTTCTTTCTGATGTTTCTATTCTCGATCGGCTACTCGGTAGGGCCCCAATTCTTCAGGGGGCTCAGAAAAGACGGTCTCCCGCAGGTCGGCTTCGCGGTAGTCGTCTGCGTGATGTGTCTGCTCTCGGTATGGGGCTGCGCGATCGTCATGGGCTACGACGCGGCGCAGGCGGCCGGCCTGCTGGCCGGCTCGCAGACGATGTCGGCCGTCATCGGAGCCGCCACCGATACGATTCACGAGCTGCCCGGCGGACGCGACACGGACCTGAGCGTGATGCCGGTCTGCTACGCGGTCACCTACATCTACGGCACGGCCGGATCGGCCTGGGTACTCGGCACCCTCGGCCCGAGGCTACTCGGCGGCGTCGCGAAAGTAAAGCAGGCGGCCAAGCAGATGGAATCGCAAATGGGGGACGACATGAGCCTCAGTCCGGGATTCGACCCGGCGGCGCGTACGATCGTTTTCCGCGCCTTCAGCGCCGACAACGAGTGGTTCGAGCCGGGGCGGACGGTACGCGAGTTCGAGCAATACATGGCCGGGCAGCAGAAGAGGATTTTCGTCGAGCGCCTCCGACAGCAGGGATCGGTCAAGGATCCCTCCCCGAAAACCGTCATCCGCCGGGGCGACGAAATCGTCGTCAGCGGGCGCCGCCGGTTCGTCATCGAAGAGGAAACATGGATCGGACGCGAGGTCGAGGACAAGGAACTGGTCAACTTCTCGGTCGAAACGCTGCCGGTCGTCGTCAATAAAAAAGGGGTAGCGGGCAAGACCGTCCGCGCCCTGCTGAAAGAAAAATACATGCACGGCGTATCGATCCGCTCGATCCGTCGGGCGAACGTGCAGATACCCGTGCTGGGCGGCGGCAAGCTCGACGCCGGCGACCGGATCGAGCTGGTCGGACTGCGGCAGGACGTCGAGCGGGCGGCCGAAGAGATCGGATTCAGCGACGCGCCGACCGAGAAAAGCAGCATGACGCTCGTGGGAATGGGAATCTTCCTCGGCGGGCTGATTTTCGGATGGGCGTTCGTCACCCGGATCGGCAACGTACCGCTGAGCCTGACCGTCAGCGGGGGCGTGTTGATCGCCGGGCTGATCTGCGGCTGGCTGCGGGCCAAGCGTCCGACGCTGGGAGGCGTGCCCGAACCGGCCGTCTGGTTCATGAACAACGTAGGCCTGAACGTATTCATCGCCATCGTCGGCATCACGACCGGTCCGAGCTTCGTCCGAGGGTTTCAGGAAGTGGGCTGGAGCCTGTTTCTGGTCGGAGCCGTCGCCACGACGATTCCGCTGGTGGCGGGCATTTTCATCGGGAAATACCTGTTCCGCTTCAACGAGGCCATCGTACTCGGCTGCGTATCGGGCTCGCGCACGACGACGGCCGCTCTCGGCGCCGTCGAGGAAACCCTCGAGAGCAACGTGCCCGCGATGGGCTATACGATCACCTACGCCATAGGCAATACGCTGCTGATTATCTGGGGCGTGGTCATCGTATTGCTGGTCGCCTGA
- a CDS encoding AAA family ATPase, protein MKPNNPFLVTGYHSPEYFCDRRQETETMIRALYNGRNVTLIAPRRMGKTGLVKNVFYKLREQEPDIVTFYMDIYSTQSLGDFIRLFAGTVLGKLDSVPQKALGRVGKFIKSCRPVFTFDELTGQPKVTIDIVPSSEEATLREIFDYLRSSEKRCYIAIDEFQQIAEYPEKGAEALLRSYIQFVPNINFIFAGSKQHIMQQMFHSAKRPFYQSTQTQVIDRITREEYYRFAAEFFTRQGRKLAEETFGYLYDAFDGHTWYIQVLLNRLYGYTENPDIGMTDYAIGEVVAESTYTYENLLAAYPASNIRLLKAIAKAGCVREINSGDFITEYRLRAASSVNSALKRLIDREMVYKTADGYIVYDRFMAIWLRQQPF, encoded by the coding sequence ATGAAGCCGAACAATCCTTTTCTGGTGACCGGATACCACAGCCCGGAATATTTCTGCGACAGGCGGCAGGAGACTGAAACCATGATCCGGGCGTTGTACAACGGCAGGAACGTGACGCTGATCGCTCCGCGCCGTATGGGAAAAACGGGCCTGGTCAAAAATGTTTTCTACAAACTCCGTGAACAGGAACCGGATATCGTGACGTTCTATATGGATATTTATTCGACACAGTCATTGGGCGATTTCATCCGGCTTTTCGCCGGTACCGTACTCGGTAAGCTGGACTCTGTTCCGCAAAAGGCGCTCGGTCGCGTGGGCAAGTTCATCAAAAGCTGCCGCCCGGTATTTACGTTCGACGAGCTGACCGGACAGCCGAAAGTCACCATCGACATTGTTCCTTCATCCGAGGAAGCCACGCTCAGGGAGATATTCGACTATCTGCGATCGTCCGAGAAGCGGTGCTATATCGCTATCGACGAATTCCAGCAGATCGCGGAATATCCGGAGAAAGGGGCCGAGGCTCTGTTACGCTCGTACATCCAGTTCGTCCCGAATATCAATTTCATATTCGCCGGCAGCAAGCAGCATATCATGCAGCAGATGTTCCATTCGGCCAAACGTCCTTTCTACCAGAGTACGCAAACGCAGGTCATCGACCGGATAACCAGAGAAGAATATTATCGTTTCGCAGCCGAATTTTTCACCCGGCAGGGCAGGAAACTGGCCGAAGAGACGTTCGGGTATCTTTACGACGCTTTCGACGGGCATACATGGTATATCCAGGTCTTGCTCAACCGGCTTTACGGATATACCGAAAACCCGGATATCGGAATGACAGACTATGCCATTGGGGAGGTGGTCGCCGAATCGACCTATACGTACGAGAACCTGCTGGCGGCTTATCCGGCGAGCAATATTCGATTGCTTAAGGCCATCGCCAAAGCCGGATGCGTCAGGGAGATCAATTCCGGGGATTTCATTACAGAATACAGACTCCGGGCGGCCAGCAGCGTGAACAGCGCCCTCAAAAGGCTGATCGACCGGGAAATGGTCTACAAAACGGCGGACGGTTATATCGTCTACGACCGCTTTATGGCTATATGGTTGCGGCAGCAACCGTTCTGA
- a CDS encoding reverse transcriptase domain-containing protein, with protein sequence MLNKVLDSTLLTHKSKQFISNIITEYEKLKDKSLERSGYGVPRGVGISAYLSELYMSDFDRDLKSIAYVTFYARYVDDIFIIITPPSKTDDTDYQKPVEDICTKFGLTMKVAKTKVVKVMETTPKQISIDYLGYSFVLNQCKLTINLTRSKTEKYKDRIIKAFDCYNTEQIQRKKST encoded by the coding sequence TTGCTAAACAAAGTTCTGGACAGCACTTTATTAACCCACAAATCAAAGCAGTTCATTTCCAACATTATCACGGAGTATGAAAAACTAAAAGATAAGAGTCTGGAACGCTCTGGATACGGAGTGCCACGCGGGGTGGGAATCAGTGCATATTTGTCAGAGTTATACATGAGTGATTTTGATCGAGACCTTAAATCAATTGCCTACGTGACATTCTATGCTCGCTATGTGGATGATATCTTTATTATAATAACACCGCCCTCGAAAACGGATGATACAGACTATCAGAAACCTGTTGAAGATATTTGTACAAAATTTGGCCTTACAATGAAAGTAGCCAAAACTAAAGTGGTTAAAGTTATGGAGACTACACCGAAGCAAATCTCTATAGATTATCTTGGATACTCTTTTGTGCTTAATCAATGTAAGCTAACAATCAATTTAACTCGCAGTAAGACAGAAAAGTATAAAGACCGAATAATCAAAGCTTTTGATTGCTATAATACAGAGCAAATACAACGAAAGAAGAGCACGTAA
- a CDS encoding MarR family winged helix-turn-helix transcriptional regulator: MEIACLMRDILKALNDFERDFERTHGVCLNEAAVLCSLKSGRLSASDIAAKVGLTPSHASKVIRSIERKGLVERVLGQQDRRQMYFDLTPCGRERLDGMRCGSVEVPQLLRPVFEKRCGASEK, encoded by the coding sequence ATGGAGATAGCATGTCTTATGCGCGATATATTGAAGGCGCTGAACGATTTCGAACGGGATTTCGAGCGGACGCACGGCGTCTGCCTGAATGAAGCGGCCGTACTCTGCTCGTTGAAGTCGGGGCGGCTTTCCGCTTCGGACATCGCGGCTAAAGTCGGACTCACTCCGTCCCATGCGTCGAAGGTTATTCGCAGCATCGAGCGCAAGGGACTCGTCGAGCGCGTGCTGGGCCAGCAGGACCGCCGGCAGATGTATTTCGACCTGACGCCCTGCGGACGCGAGCGTCTGGACGGAATGCGCTGCGGCAGCGTGGAGGTTCCGCAGTTGCTCAGGCCCGTGTTCGAGAAGCGTTGCGGCGCGTCGGAAAAATGA